The Alcaligenes faecalis sequence CGCATGCCTTCCGTGCGCCAATTGATGGATAAGCACAAGATCAGTGCCTCGACGATTTTCCAGGCCTATTACCGACTGGAAGCACAAGGCTTGATCAAGGCGCGCCCTCGTTCGGGCTACTACGTCTGCCCCAGCCTGGCGCCTCATACCTTGGAGGCAGACACCGCCTCCCAGCCACCTCTGCAAGCCACCAGCGTCAACAATAGCGACCTGATCATGGCAATCTTGCAATCCAGTTCCGAGCGATCCGTAGCCCCCTTGGGATCCGCCTTCCCCAGCCCCCTGCTCTTTCCTCTGGAGCGACTGGGCCGCTTTTTATCAGCCAGCCTGAAACAACAAGACCCTTGGGCCAGCGTGGATGACCTGACCCAGGGCCACGCCCCCTTGCGCCGCCAGATTGCCTTGCGTTACCTGGCTCAAGGCATGGCGATCAATGCCAACGATATTGTGATTACCAACGGGGCTCTGGAAGCACTGAACCTCTGTCTGGCTGCAGTGACTCAACCGGGTGACATTGTGCTGGTAGAGTCACCCACCTTTTATGCGGCTTTGCAGTCGCTGGAACGCATGAAGCTACAGGCCCTGGAAGTGCCCACACACCCGCGTGAAGGCATTGATCTGGACGCGCTGGAGCACGCCATCAAGCAACATGCCCCCAAAGCCTGCTGGCTGATGACCAACTTCCAGAACCCGCTGGGCAGCCTGATGCCCGATGCGAAAAAAGCCCAATTGGTCGAACTGCTGGCCCGTTATGACATCCCCCTGATCGAGGACGATGTTTACGGCGAGCTGTACTTCGACACAGAACGCCCCCGCCCCGCCAAAGCCTTCGACCGCCAGGGCCTGGTGATGCACTGCTCTTCTTTCTCCAAAACCCTGGCACCCGGTTATCGCATCGGCTGGGCTGTGCCGGGACGCTATCTGCGTGAAGTCGCCCAGGCCAAACTGACCACCACCCTGACTTCCCCCGTCCCTACCCAGCTAGCCCTGGCCAGCTACCTGGAAAAAGGCGCGTATGACCAGCACCTGCGCCGTTTGCGTACCCAGTTAAAAAACCAGTATGGACAATTCGCCAAAGCCTTGGGGCGCCACTTCCCCTCAGGCACACGGGCAACCCGCCCCGAAGGTGGCTACTTCTTGTGGATAGAGCTGGAAAAAAGCGTACAAACCCTGGAATTGCATCGCCAGGCCCTGTCACAAGGCATCAGTCTGGCGCCGGGTTCTATCTTTTCAACCACCCAGAATTACAGCCATTGCCTGCGCCTTAACTTTGGTCACCCCTGGACCGAACACAGTGACCAGGCTCTGGAAATTCTGGGTAATTCCTGCCGATCATTGCCACTTAAAAAGTCATGAAGCGTAGGGCCTGGCGATAGAAAATAAGAATAGGCAAGTCATTGAATAACAAATAAAAAGACAGCATGATGGCGCCGTTACATAACGCAACAACACTGTCTATTCAGGAGTTTTTGATGGCCCATACCTTACGTAGCAAGCTGATCGGTGTCTGGCAATTGGAGTCCTTTGAATTTGTCCCGGAAGATGGCTCGCCCAGCTATCCAGGACTGGGACCTAACCCTATCGGTCAACTGATCTATACAGAAACAGGTTATGTAGGGGCGCAACTGGGCAGCAGCACCCGAACGGTACAGGACAACTGTCAATCGCTACTGGATACGTATCTGGCCTACGCCGGTACGTTTGAAGTGGATGAAGCCACCCAGTGCGTCACCCACTTTGTTGATATGTCTCTGTACCCTGATTGGGTAGGGGTTCCCCAGCTACGCCTGGCACGTTTTACTCAAGACGCGCTGGAACTGAGTACCCGTGAACCCGTGACGGTAGCAGGCAAACTGGGAGTGGGCACCTTGCTGTGGCACCGCGCCGGGCCAGCCTAAGCAGATACGCCATAACTAGCGGCCAGCCTTTGTTGGCCGTTTCAGTTTTGAACCTCACCATCGAGCAGGCCCAGAAAATAATCCACAATCGCGTGTGCACGCCTGTCCTTGCGCATGGCCAAGGACAAGGGAATCGTGAACTGACGCTGCTGCGGGTCCACCGCCATCATCTGGCCCTTCTCTACCCAGCGAGCCGCCACGTGCTCGGGCAAAAAGCCGATGTACTCCCCCGTCAAAATCAAAAAGGCGATCCCTTCCCGATCACTGGCGGTAGCAACGCAATTCAAATCCTGGTGCTGGCCAATCGCCTCCGGGCTCATACGATAAGCAGGCGCAATGGCCGCAGCCCCACACAAGGCGTCCCGAGACACCGAGCCTGTTTGCACCGCTTCAAACAAAGGATGCTCCCAGGAGCAATACAGAAAATAAGGCTCTGCATAAAGCGTGCGATACTCCAGCCCACTCAAGGCATTGGTTTCGGGCAGCACACCCATGTGCAAGCGACCATCCAATAAACCACGCTCAATCTCACCCGGCGTACTCATGCTGATATGGACACGCACCGCCTCGCTTTTTTGCCGTAAGGCACGCAAGGCCGAGGTGATGTGCATATGGGGCTGCGAGATCAGGCTATTCATCAAGCCTATATTCAGATCCCCTCGCAAGCTGGAATGCAGCTGATTCACTTCACTGCGAAAATTCTCCACTGCGGCCATCAAGGTTTCACTAGCCCGTAACACCTGCCGCCCTTCCTCGGTCAAGGCAAAGCCAGCCCGGCCACGCTGGCACAGCCGGATTCCACCCAGGCGCTTTTCCAAGTCGCTCATATGCAGGCTGATGGCCGAGCGCGTAATGCCCAGCACGCCTTCCGCCGCCGAAAAGCTGCCCACTTGCGCCACTGTTCTGAACACACGCAGCAGACGCAAATCAAAATCAGAAACCTGCAAGAGTCCCTTGAATTGCATATAGGTGAGTAAAACAATAAGTAAAGTTGAATAAAAACGTATTTTACTCAACAACTTAGCGGCCTACACTGGGGGTATTCACCGCCTTGAGGAGACCGATGTGAACTCACCCTACTTTGCGCCACAGCAGATTGCCAGTGAACTCAATCTCCAGTCCCACTGGATGCCCTTTACCGCGAACCGGCACTTCCAGCAGGACCCGCGTCTGGTCGTCAAAGCCGAAGGCAACTGGCTGTACGACCAGGATGGCCGCCAGATTCTTGACAGCCTGTCCGGGCTTTGGACATGCGGTGCCGGACACGCTCGCCATGAAATCCAGGCCGCCGTGCATCGTCAACTCGGACAACTGGACTACTCTCCCGCCTTTCAGTTTGGGCATCCCGCCGCGTTTCAACTGGCTGACAAGCTGACGCAATACACCCCCGAGGGTCTGGATCACGTTTTCTTCACCAACTCCGGTTCTGAATGTACCGACACTGTCGTGAAGATGGTGCGAGCCTACTGGCGCATCAAAGGCCAGGCGACCAAAACCCGTTTGATTGGCCGGGCGCGTGGCTATCACGGCGTGAACGTGGCCGGCACCAGCCTGGGCGGCATAGGCGGCAACCGCAAAATGTTCGGCCAGTTGATGGATGCCGATCACCTGCCCCATGTACTGCAAGCAGACTGCGCCTTCACGCGCGGCCAGCCCGCGACAGGGGGCCTGACCCTGGCCGACGAACTGCTGAAACTGATCGAACTGCACGACGCCAGCACCATCGCGGCCGTTTTTGTCGAGCCCGTTTCGGGCTCGGCAGGCGTGCTGGTGCCCCCTACCGGCTACCTGCAACGCCTGCGCCAGATTTGCGATCAGCACAACATTCTGCTGGTCTTTGATGAGGTCATCACCGGCCTGGGCCGCTTGGGCACTTATACCGGAGCCGAGTACTTTGGCGTCACCCCCGACATCATGACCATGGCCAAGCAACTGACCAACGGTGCCATTCCCATGGGAGCGGTCATTGCCAGCCAAGAAATCTACCAAACCTTCATGGGTCAGGACCTGCCACTGCACGCTGTGGAATTCAGCCACGGTCACACCTACTCTGCCCACCCCGTCGCCTGCGCCGCTGGACTGGCTGCCCTGGAGTTGCTGGAACAAGACAATCTGCTGCAACGCTCCGCCGAACTGGCCCCGCATTTTGAGCAGGCTCTGCACCAACTGCGCGACAGCCCAAATGTCATCGACATCCGCAACTGCGGCCTGGCAGGTGCCATCCAACTGGCTCCGCGTAATGGCGACCCTGCCATCCGCCCTTTTGAAGCCGGTCTGCAACTGTGGAAACAGGGCTTTTACGTGCGCTTTGGTGGCGACACCCTGCAATTTGGCCCCACCTTCACCAGCACACACGCACAGCTTGACTCACTATTCGATGCCGTTGGTAGTGTCCTGAAGAACCTGAGCTGAACGTAGCGACCGGGCGGTCAAGAAAAGGCCGCTCTACTGTCGCTAACAAAACCGCCTCACACCGAAGCCAAGACCTTGAACAGGGGCTAAAGGAGACAGTCTGTGCAATCCAGGCGGTAGCCCCTGCTCCAAACACAACAAAAGCGCCATAATAGAATTTTTGCCCCACAAGAATCGTTCAGCGCCATGAGTCCATCCCACCCCCCCGTTTTTGCACAGGCCCCTATTGGCGTGTTTGACTCGGGCGTGGGTGGTTTGTCCATCTGGCGTGCCCTGCGCCAATCCCTGCCCAACGAGCATCTTCTCTACCTGGCCGATTCCCAGTACGCTCCCTACGGTGACCGATCCCCCGAGTGGATTGTGGAGCGTACCCTGCAAATGACTCAATTGCTGATAGATCAAGGCTGCAAAGCACTGGTTATCGCCTGCAACACCGCCACCCTGGTAGCGGCCCAGGCCCTGCGCGCCACACTGAGCATTCCCATCATCGCCATCGAACCGGCCATCAAACCCGCCGCTGCACTGAGCCGCAACCGTAGTGTCGCCCTGATGGCCACCAGCCGCACCCTGGATAGCAGCGGCCTGCAAAGCCTGATCGACCGCTATGCCAGCGACGTAGAAATCATCCGCATCCCCTGCCCCGGCCTGGCCGACCGCGTCGAAGCCCTGCAACTGAGCGGCCCGGAAATCGAAGCAGAACTACGCCACCGCCTGGCTCCGGCCCTGCAAAGCCAGGCCGACACACTCGTACTGGGCTGTACCCACTACCCCTTCCTGCGCGCCACCATCGAAGCCATCAGCGGCTCGCGCTTCCATATCCTGGAACCCTCCTTCGCCGTGGCCGCCCAAGTCCACCGCCGCCTGGACCAAGCCAACTGCCTGAACACCCAAACCCAGGCAGGCAACAGCGCCTTCATCAGCAGCGCCCCCATGGACCAAGCCCAAAAAGTCATCCAAGCACTGACAGGACTTACAGAACCCACCATGCTGACATTCCCGACACAGACGCTGAACACGCTGTAAAACCGGCCGTCCTTAATTCCCCGATGTGTCCAATA is a genomic window containing:
- the murI gene encoding glutamate racemase translates to MSPSHPPVFAQAPIGVFDSGVGGLSIWRALRQSLPNEHLLYLADSQYAPYGDRSPEWIVERTLQMTQLLIDQGCKALVIACNTATLVAAQALRATLSIPIIAIEPAIKPAAALSRNRSVALMATSRTLDSSGLQSLIDRYASDVEIIRIPCPGLADRVEALQLSGPEIEAELRHRLAPALQSQADTLVLGCTHYPFLRATIEAISGSRFHILEPSFAVAAQVHRRLDQANCLNTQTQAGNSAFISSAPMDQAQKVIQALTGLTEPTMLTFPTQTLNTL
- a CDS encoding aspartate aminotransferase family protein, whose amino-acid sequence is MNSPYFAPQQIASELNLQSHWMPFTANRHFQQDPRLVVKAEGNWLYDQDGRQILDSLSGLWTCGAGHARHEIQAAVHRQLGQLDYSPAFQFGHPAAFQLADKLTQYTPEGLDHVFFTNSGSECTDTVVKMVRAYWRIKGQATKTRLIGRARGYHGVNVAGTSLGGIGGNRKMFGQLMDADHLPHVLQADCAFTRGQPATGGLTLADELLKLIELHDASTIAAVFVEPVSGSAGVLVPPTGYLQRLRQICDQHNILLVFDEVITGLGRLGTYTGAEYFGVTPDIMTMAKQLTNGAIPMGAVIASQEIYQTFMGQDLPLHAVEFSHGHTYSAHPVACAAGLAALELLEQDNLLQRSAELAPHFEQALHQLRDSPNVIDIRNCGLAGAIQLAPRNGDPAIRPFEAGLQLWKQGFYVRFGGDTLQFGPTFTSTHAQLDSLFDAVGSVLKNLS
- a CDS encoding LysR family transcriptional regulator, which codes for MQFKGLLQVSDFDLRLLRVFRTVAQVGSFSAAEGVLGITRSAISLHMSDLEKRLGGIRLCQRGRAGFALTEEGRQVLRASETLMAAVENFRSEVNQLHSSLRGDLNIGLMNSLISQPHMHITSALRALRQKSEAVRVHISMSTPGEIERGLLDGRLHMGVLPETNALSGLEYRTLYAEPYFLYCSWEHPLFEAVQTGSVSRDALCGAAAIAPAYRMSPEAIGQHQDLNCVATASDREGIAFLILTGEYIGFLPEHVAARWVEKGQMMAVDPQQRQFTIPLSLAMRKDRRAHAIVDYFLGLLDGEVQN
- a CDS encoding PLP-dependent aminotransferase family protein translates to MKLYETLAKELAQAILDGTVAAGERMPSVRQLMDKHKISASTIFQAYYRLEAQGLIKARPRSGYYVCPSLAPHTLEADTASQPPLQATSVNNSDLIMAILQSSSERSVAPLGSAFPSPLLFPLERLGRFLSASLKQQDPWASVDDLTQGHAPLRRQIALRYLAQGMAINANDIVITNGALEALNLCLAAVTQPGDIVLVESPTFYAALQSLERMKLQALEVPTHPREGIDLDALEHAIKQHAPKACWLMTNFQNPLGSLMPDAKKAQLVELLARYDIPLIEDDVYGELYFDTERPRPAKAFDRQGLVMHCSSFSKTLAPGYRIGWAVPGRYLREVAQAKLTTTLTSPVPTQLALASYLEKGAYDQHLRRLRTQLKNQYGQFAKALGRHFPSGTRATRPEGGYFLWIELEKSVQTLELHRQALSQGISLAPGSIFSTTQNYSHCLRLNFGHPWTEHSDQALEILGNSCRSLPLKKS
- a CDS encoding lipocalin-like domain-containing protein, whose translation is MAHTLRSKLIGVWQLESFEFVPEDGSPSYPGLGPNPIGQLIYTETGYVGAQLGSSTRTVQDNCQSLLDTYLAYAGTFEVDEATQCVTHFVDMSLYPDWVGVPQLRLARFTQDALELSTREPVTVAGKLGVGTLLWHRAGPA